The genome window GTGATGGGCTGGCTCACCGACCGGATCGGTGCTGCCCGCATGGTGCTTGCGGGCATGGTTGTGCTGGTGCTCGCCATGGCGCTCACCGGGCCCTTCGCCGGAAACATGGCTGCGGTCACCGCTGGACTAATCCTTCTGGGGCTGGGCTGGTCGGCGGCGACCGTCGCCGGCTCAACCCTGCTGGTTTCCTCCCTTCCGGTCCCGGACCGGGTGCCGGCGCAGGGCTTCTCCGACGCCACCATGTCGCTTGCCGGAGCCGTGGGCAGCGCCGCGGCCGGACCGGTCATGGGACTCACCGGCTACCCCGGGGTGAGCATGATCGCCGCCGTCCTGGTGATCGCGGCCGCCCTGGCCCTCCTGCGCCTCCCGGCCGCGGCAAAGTCATCCTTCTGACGGAACTATCGCCCGGCGGCGGGGCCTCCGGGAGCTACTAGCACCCACCCGGTACGGCGAGTGCAGCCGGGAGTACACTGGGGCGCATGACCGGGCAGGATCCCGAATCCCCAGAGCTCATTGACGGCGAAATCGACACCTCCCTGCGAAGTCCGGCGGAGCGCTTCCGCACCTTCATGGGAATCCTGGTGAACACCGCCGTTGCCAACATCACCACCAGTTACCTGTGGTTCGCCCTGACCTTCTGGGCCTACCTGGAGACCCGGAACGTGATAGCAACGGGCGTGATCGGCGGTGCCTACATGCTGCTGATCGCCCTCTCGAGCGTCAGCTTCGGAACCTTCGTGGACCGCTACCGCAAGCTCTCCGTGATGCGCTTCGCCGGCGGCTTCACCCTGGTGATGTTCATGATTTCCGGCGTTCTGTACCTGCTCACGCCGCTGGAGAACCTGCTGGACCTGACCCAGCCGTGGTTCTGGGTGTTCACGGTGATCATCCTGATCGGCGCGGTCGTGGAGAACATGCGCAACATTGCCCTCTCCACGACGGTCACCATCCTGATCGAACCGGACCGACGGGCGAATGCCAACGGATTGGTGGGGATGGTCCAGGGCATTATGTTCATCATCACCTCGGTCCTGTCCGGGCTGTCCGTGGGGCTGCTCGGCATGGGCTGGACGATCGTCGTCGCGCTTGTGCTGACGGCACTGGCGTTCGTGCACCTGCTCACGCTGCGCCTGCCCGAGGAGATCCGCGCGGCCGCCTCCGATGCGCACGGCGGCTTCGACCTGCGCGGTTCCTACGCCGCCGTCATGGCCATCTCCGGCCTGTTCGCGCTGATCATGTTCTCTACGTTCAACAACTTCGTGGGCGGCGTGTACATGGCGCTGATGGACCCGTACGGACTTGAGATGTTCTCAGCGGAAATGTGGGGAACGTTATTCGCGCTCGGCTCCACCGGATTCATCGCGGGCGGCGCCCTCATCGGAAAGTTCGGCCTCGGGCCCAATCCGTTGCGCACCATGTTGCTTGCCGTCGTCGTCATGGGAATCATCGGCGCGGTCTTCACGATCCGGGAATGGGCGTGGCTCTATATAGCCGGAATCTGGCTGTACCTGGTGCTGATCCCCTTCATCGAGGCCGCGGAGCAGACGGTCATCCAGCGGGTGGTGCCGCTGCCCCGCCAGGGACGGGTGTTCGGGCTGGCCATGGCGTTCGAGTCGGCCGCCGCTCCCATCACCGCGTTCCTGATTGCCCCCATCGCACAGTTCTGGATCATCCCCTACGCCAGATCCACCGAAGGCGCCGCCCAGCTTGCCCCGCTGCTCGGCGAGGGCACCTCCCGGGGCATCGGGCTGGTGTTCCTGGTCGCGGGAATCGTCATCATCGCGGCGGCGTTGCTGGCATTCCTGACGCCGGTCTACAAACGGGTGTCAGCGTCGTATGCGGAGGCAGCCGCCGAGACCGCACCCGCCGCCTAGTGCCCGCCGCCTAGTGCCCGCTGCCTAGTGCCCGCTGCCTTGTGCCGTTGGCGCCCACGTTCTGACAGACTCTGTCCCATGACTTCTCCCCGCCCGTTCGCACAGGTCGACGTCTTCTCCCGCACCCCCTACCTGGGCAACCCGGTCGCCGTCGTCCTGGACGGCACCGGACTGAGTGACGACGCCATGCAGCGCGTCGCCCGCTGGACCAACCTCTCCGAGACCACCTTCCTCCTGCCGCCCGGCCATCCCGACGCCGACTACCGGGTCCGCATCTTCACTCCGGGCGGTGAGCTGCCCTTCGCCGGCCATCCGACGCTGGGCTCGGCGCATGCGTGGCTCGACGACGGCGGCATCCCCCAGCGCTCCGACCGCATCATCCAGGAGTGCGCCGCCGGCCTCATCGAGGTGAAGCGCGGCAACGGAACCCTGTCCTTCGCTGCTCCCGCCACGCAGCGCACGGGCGAACTTGAGGACGGCTACCTGCAGCAGATCGTCTCGGCCTTCGGTATTGAGTCCGGCCAGGTCCTTTCCCACCAGTGGGTGGACAACGGGCCGGGTTGGGCGGTCATCCGCCTGGCCACTGCGCAGGAGGTGCTGGACCTCGAACCGGACCTTTCGCAGATTCCGACGGCGATGATCGGCGCCATCGGCGCCCACCCGGAGGGTTCACCCTACGCTTTCGAAATGCGCACCTTCGCGCCCGGCGTCGGCATTTCGGAGGATCCCGTGTGCGGAAGCATGAACGCTTCGGTAGGCCAGTGGCTCACCGGTTCCGGCGCGGTGGCCGGCAGCTACCGCGTCTCGCAGGGGACAAGGCTGGGCAGGGCGGGCGACATTTCGGTGACCGCCGACGACGACGGCGGCGTCTGGGTGGGCGGCGCCACCACCACCTGCTTCCGCGGAACAGCTGTTATCTGAGGCAGCCATCTGGCCTGAATAAAGCAGAATGGCCCCCACGCGAGGGGCCATTCTGCTTACTCTCTGGTTATTCGGTTGAGGGAATAATCCAGGACTACTGGGCGGTGCCCTCATCCTTGCGGCGCCTGCCCTGACGATCGGGCTTGCCGTCGGGCCCGGCATAGATGGGCTGTCCAGCGCCCGTCGCATCAATCGCCCGCATCTCAGCGGTGTACGGTTCAGTGCTTTCCCGGGTGGCCAGCGTGAACTTCTGGTGCCCATGCTCGTCCACGGCAGCGCGGATCGAGCGGCGGATCACCGACTCCGACAGCCGCTGGCGAAGGTAAGCGGGATCCTTGTAGAGATCCTTGATGAGTGCGATGACCATGCCCAGCATCATCAGCACGATGGGCAGGGCCGCAACGATGGTTATCCGCTGCACGCCACTCAGCGCTTCAGCCGGAGTGTCTCCGCCTGCGAGCAGCATCACGGCAGCGACGGCTCCGATCAGCGTGCCCCAGAACACCACCACGGGCCTGGAGGGTTCGAGCGTGCCCCGTGAACTCATGGAGCCCATGATGATTGACGCCGAGTCTGCTCCCGTGATGAAGAAGATGGACGTGAGCACCATCGCAAGGACGGCCAACCCGATCGTGACCACCTGCGGAACGTTGAGGTTGTTGAACATCGCGAAGAGCGCGCCGTCGAACGAGATGGTGGGAACGCCGTCCACGATCTGTGCGATGCCGTCGGAGGGGTCGCTGGTGGCATCAGCCTGACGCTGGATGTCGATAGCTGTTCCACCAAAGATCGCGAACCAGATCACCGAGACCAGGGAGGGAACTACCAGAACCCCGGTGATGAACTGACGAATGGTGCGTCCGCGGGAGATACGAGCGACGAACATGCCGACGAAGGGCGTCCAGGAAATCCACCAAGCCCAGTAGAAGACAGTCCAGCCGGACAGCCACTGACGCATGGCTTCGTCTCCGGATGCCTCAGTACGGGCAGCCATTGAGGGGAACTGCTCGGCAAAGGCTCCCAGCGCCGTCGGAATCAGGTTGAGGATGAACAGCGTGGGGCCGACCACGAACACCACGATCGCGAGCACAATGGCGAGCAGCATGTTGGTGTTGGCGAGGTACTGGATACCCCGCTCCAGGCCGGAGACGGCCGAGGCAACAAAGCAGACCGTCAGCACCGCAATGATCGCAACGAGCAGCCAGGTGCTGACCTCGCCAACCACTCCGTTGAACTGCAGGCCGCTTCCGATCTGCATGGCTCCGATGCCCAGTGACGTTGCGGATCCGAAGAGCGTGGAGAAGATCGCCAGGATGTTGATGAACTTTCCACCGACGCCATTCATTGCCTTGCGCCCGAACAGGGACACAAAGGCTTCCGAGATCAGGTTCTTACGCCCCATGCGGAACGTGCTGTAGCCGATCGCTAAACCTACTACTGCGTAAATGGCCCAGGGATGCAGCGTCCAGTGGAACATGGTGGTGGCCATTGCGGTTTCCACTGCTTCAGGCGTCTGCCCATCGGCCGTAGCCGGCGGTGGGGAAATGTAGTGGTACAGCGGCTCGGCTACACCGTAGAACATGAGCCCGATGCCCATTCCGCACGCAAACATCATGGCGATCCAGGATGAGGTGCGGAACTCGGGGCGTTCGCCGTCCCTGCCCAGCGGGATGTGCCCGAACCGCCCTGCCGCTACCCAGATCACGAACAGAAGGAACAGGCTGCCCAGCAGGACGAAGATCCACCCCGTGCTTGCCAGCACCCAGTTCAGCGCGCCCTGGGATACGGTCGACAGGCTTTCCGTGTCCGCGAATCCCCAGACAACGAACGCGAGAACCAGGGCACCTGTGACGGCGAAGATGGTCTTGTCGAGGCCTCGCAGGCCCCACCGCAGGTTCGACGTCGGGACTCCACGCCGTCCTTGAGTTCGGTGAGGATTTTCGCCTCTTCAGCTTCGGCATGATGCAGATGGTCAGTGCAGTCAACCGGCGGCGCCCCGGTCACCTCTGAAAGCTCTGCGTCGATTTCCGCAGAAACCTCTGCGTCGGTTGGAATGTATCCAGTGCTCATGAAATCTCTTTCGACTCTTGGAAACAAGAGAGAACGCCTTCGTCCTCCCCATCAGCCGGTAATGGCCTAGTCGCAAATTGAACGTACTGTTCATTGTGGGCTAGATCACAAACCAATACAAGTGTTTTACAAAATTTTGTACGTAGCGTTCATCTATTGAACGCAGCAAGCCGAGTGGGCGTTACTTGACTTGCGTCGGCGCCGGCGCCGTGGGCATGGCTGGTGCCGCCTTAGCGCGGGCAAGCCGCGCCAAGGCCGCTACCGCAATGGAGACCCATACGCCGTTCAGCAACACGAAGGCCCAGGCTTCGTTGTGGAACGCGTTCACGATAAGTCCGGCCGAACCGAACAGATTGCAACTCTGGAACAGCACTCCGTTCCTGATCCAGCCCAGCGAGAATGCGGCATATCCGCCCAGCACCAGCACCGCACCAAGCCAGCCGGCGATGTCAGCCAAGACAGCCATCGGTCCCCCACTTTCCCATCAACGACGAACTCGGAATGCAGGCGCTCCGGCAGAAGCACCCAAAACTGCCTCCCTAAAACGGAAGGGGTAGCCGGGCGGTTCTGCCGCCGTCGAGCACTATCACTTCCCCGGTCAGGAAGCCTGAGCGGTCACTCGCCAGGAAGACGGCCAGATTTCCGACATCCAGCGGCAGGCCCAATCGGCCGACGGGATGGAGCCTGTTGAGCGCCTCCCGGGCAGCATCCGGATCAGGCTGGGACGCGAGATAGTCATCGCTCAAATCGGAGGCTATCCACCCCGGCGCGATGGCGTTGCAGCGGATGCCCGCCTCACCGAGATCCAGTGCAACCGCCCGTGTCATCCCGTGGATTCCTGCCTTGGACGCACAGTACGCGGCATGCTGCGGGTTGGCGGCAAGACCTTCGATCGAACCGATGTTGATGATGCTTCCGCCCCCGCGCCGTCGCATGTGCGGCAGGACCGCCTGGGTCAGCAACAACGGGGCGCGGAGGTTCACTGCCATCATGCGGTCCCACTCCTCGAGCCGGATCTCCTCGATGCTGCGCTCGAACATCATCCCGGCGTTGTTGACGAGAATGTCGATGCCGCCGAAGTGCCCAACGGTATGCTCCACTGCTTCGGTGATGGCTTGAGGGTCAGCGATGTCGGCGGTGATACCCAGAACGAGGGGGTGTCCGGAAAGCACCGGCTCAAGTTTCTGGCGCTGGACAATCGCCACCTGTGCGCCTTCCTCCAGGAACCGGTCGACGACACCCCTCCCGATGCCCCGCCCACCACCGGTAATCAGGGCTACTTTCCCGTCAAGCTCCCTCACGCCCTCCTCACGGTCCAAGCTCATGATTGGAGGAAATCAAGGTCGGCGCCTTCGGAGGCCTGGACGACGGTAGATGCATAGAGCCTGCTCCAACCGCGTTCCGGAAGCGGGCGGGGAACAAGGTCGGCCCGCCGGCGCTCCAGTTCTTCCTCGTCGACCAGGAGGTCCACAGTGCGGTTGGGTACATCGAGACGGATGCGGTCGCCGTCGCGCACCAAAGCGAGGGGTCCGCCCAGGGCGGCTTCCGGAGCACAGTGAAGGACTATGGTGCCGTAGGCGGTGCCGCTCATCCGCCCATCGGAGATACGAACCATGTCGCGCACACCCTGTGCTGCGAGGTATTTGGGAATCGGTATGGAACCGGCTTCGGGCATCCCTGCACCAACGGGACCGATGTTCCGCATCACCAGGACGTGGTCGGGTGTGAGTCCCAGCTTTTCATCGTCCAGCCGCGCTTCGACATCCTCCAGGGAGTCGAAGACGCAGGCGGTCCCCTCATGGACCAGCAGATCTGGGGATGCAGCCGCCGCCTTGAGTACCGCACCCCCGGGAGCGAGGGAACCGGTCAGGGTGACAAGGGTACCTTCCGGTCCGAGCGGGTCATCAAGGGTGCGGATGGTGTCCTGCCAGTCCTCCGGACCGGTATGGGCCTCTAGCACCTGGCCAAGGGTTTCACCCGTGACGGTGGTGACGCTCAGGTCCAGCATCGGCGCCAGGGTCCTCAGCAAGGCCGGGACGCCGCCGTCGCGGTGCATGTCCGGCAGGTAGTTCCTGCCCGCCGGCTTGCAGTCGACAAGGAGGGGGACACTGGATGCAATTTCGTGGAAGTCCTCCAGGGAGAGCTTCAGTCCGAGCCGCCGCGCGATGGCGGTGAGGTGGATGACGGCGTTGGTGGAGCCGGAAATGGCAGACAGAACCGTCACGGCATTCCGGAAGGCGCCTTCGGTCATGATCTCTGATGGGCGGCGGCCGGACAGTCCGATTTCGACGGCGCGGCGTCCGGTTTCAACGCCCAGCCGTAGGCGCTGCGCCGACACCGCCGGTGCGGTGCCGGCGTAGGGCAAGGACATTCCCATGGCCTCGACCAGGCAGGCCATTGTGGAGGCGGTTCCCATCACCATGCAGGTGCCCGCAGTGGGAGCCAATTCCTGGTTCACCTCGCCGATACCCGCCTCGTCGATCTTCCCGCCACGGTAGTCGGTCCACATTCGACGGCAATCAGTGCAGGCTCCCAGCCGCTCGCCCTTGTAGGACCCGACGGACATGGGGCCGACAACGAGTGCGATGGCAGGAATGTCGGCGCTGGCCGCCGCCATGAGCTCAGCGGGCACGGTTTTGTCACAGCCGCCCAGCAGCACCACCGAGTCCATGGGCTGGGACTTGATTTGCTCCTCGAGCTCCATGGCCATGAGGTTGCGGAAAAGCATGGTGGTGGGGTTGGTGAGGATCTCCCCGAGGGACATCACGGGGAAGACAAAGGGCAACCCTCCCGCTTCAAGGACACCGCGCTTCACATGCTCGATGAGCTGAGGCATGTCCCGGTGGCAGGTTGTGTAGTCCGAAGAGGTATTGACGATTCCGACAACCGGTCGCTTGAGGTCTTCAGCGTCCAGACCTGCCGAGGACAGGAAGGCGCGCCGAAGAAACTTGCTGAAGCCCGGGTCACCGTAGCTCGTTAGCTTGCGGTCGACGCCGATTTCATTCTCGGATCCGTTCACGTTCCGTCCTCGATTCCACGATTCGGTTTGATCTCTTCAGCGCAGAGTGTCTCCCCTCCAGGTGGAGGGGAGACACCGCGGACCGTTCCCGTTACCAGCCGGTCAAGCGGGCCGGTTGAACCACTCAGTTACCCCATACTGCTACCGGATCGCCCAGGACATCCTCATTGACGTCAAGACCGAGACCGGGACGCTCCGGAGGAAGGATTCCGCCGTCGCGTCGAATGAAGTCGAATTTCGCGGTCTCAAGGGTCACCATGTCAGCGGTGTTGAGGACACAGCGGAGCTGCTTTTCGGGAACGGTCGCGCCAAGATGGGCAACCCCTGCGAAAGCGATCGCGGAACCAACGGTGTCCTGCACGCTCACAGTGAGCCCACCTGCCCGGGCGATGTCCCGCTGCCGGCGTCCGGGCGTGAGGCCACCGGACTTCGAAACCTTCAGGTTGATACCGTCGGCAGCATCCTGGGCGATGGCCCAGATGACGTCTTCGTCCTGCTGAATGAGTTCATCGAGGATGATCGGGTAGAGACACCGCTGCCGTAGTGACAGCGTCTCGCGGCGGGTGGCACAGGGAGCCTCGATCACGAAGTCGGCTCCGACAGGCAGCATGGCCTGCATGCGAAGCACGGTTTCCGGAGTCATTCCGCCATTGGCGTCGGCGAAGAAGAATTCACCCGGCTGGCGGTCAGCCAGGCACGCGCGGATCCTCTCGGCGTCCAGGGCGGGGCCGCCGTCGCTGTCGGCAGTGCCGATTTTGATTGAGTGGCCGCGGTAGCCGCGGGCCCGGTGGTCAGCGACGCGCGCACGCATTTCCTCGGGCTCCCCGGTGTGGATCGAGGACATCATGGTGAGCGGCTTGCCGGTGGATCCGCCCAGCAGTTCGTAGACAGGCAGACCCACGGACTTGCCGAAGATGTCCCAGCAGGCGATGTCCAGCGGCGCCTTCGCGTGGTTGTGTCCAACCAGGGTGGCGTCGAGCAGGTCGTAGTTGCGGTCAACCTGGCGCGGGTCGCGGCCAAGCAGCGCAGGGGCGAGTTCGGCAATGCCCGCGCGCGCGCCCAGCGCGTGCGCAGCCACGTAGGTGGCGCCGAAGGGAGTGCTTTCGCCCCAGCCCACCGTCCCGTCATCTGCCGTGATCTTGACGATCGACGCGTCGAAGGATTCGTAGGTGCGGCCGCCGGACAGGTGGTAGAGGCCGCCGGAGTAGGGCAGGTCTACCTGGAACAGTTCAATGCGCTCGATCTTCATACTGGATTTCCGTCCCTTAGGCGTTGCGGGAGTCTGCTGTTCCGGCAGCAGGAGGAAGGAGGACAAGTTTGCCGGTGTGCTTCTTCGACAGGAAGTCCTCCTGTGCAACTGCGATGTCGGCCAACGGGTAGGTCCTGGAGACTACGGGATGGATCTCATTCGCCTCGATGTAGGGCACAAGGTTTTCAAAGACCTCGTCGTCCTGGAAGGTGCAGCCGAAGAGCGTAAGGTCCTTCAGGTAGATGGTGCGCAGGTCGATCTCGGCAATGGGACCGTTGATGGCCCCGGCAACTGCATACCGGCCACCGGAACGCAGCACATCCAGGAGTGTTGAGGTCTTGGGCCCGCCCACGATGTCGCAGATGACGTCGACCGAGTTCTTCCCCAGTGCAGCCACAATGTCCGCACCTCGGTCAAGGGTCTGGTCCGCGCCCTGGGCCAGGACCTGCTCCGCCTTTTCAGGTGAGCAGATTGCGATTACGACGGCGCCACGGCGCTTGGCCAACTGGACCGCGGCAAGGCCTACTCCCCCGGATGCACCGGTGACTACAACGCGCTCACCGGTGCACACACCGGCGCGGTGCAGCATATTCTCGGCCGTCGAGTAGGCACACGGTATGGCCGCCAGTTCGGCGTCGCTCCAGTCGCTGTTGACGGCGTGCGTCTCGCGGGAAGGAGCTACCGTGAACTGGGCGAAGCCGCCGTCGCACTCGCTGCCGAAGGTCCAGCACTCGTAGGGACGGTAATCAACGTAGGTGCGCAGCATGTTGCGGACCAGGACCCGCTCGCCGATTCGCTCGGAAGACACGCCGTCGCCGACCGCGACGATCCGTCCGCACACATCAGCACCCTGGATGCGCGGGAAGGTGAGCGCCTGACCGGACCACGCGGCGTCATCGTCGGTGATTGTCTCGAAACCGGCGGCTCCGCCCGCGTTGGTTTCCGAGGAGACTGCCTTGGAATACCAGCCGATACGGGTGTTGATGTCGGTGTTGTTGATGGCAGAGGCGCCCACCTCGATGAGTACCTCGCCCTGTCCCGGCCGGGGAACGGCGACGTCGGTGCGGTATTCGAGCTTGTCAAGTCCGCCGTGCCCCGTGAGGACTGCGGCTTCCATCGTTTTGGGCAAGTCAACGCCCGCCTCAGTGCGAGCTGCAGTGAGTACTTCTCCGGTCATCCTGATCGAACTCCTTTGTTCGCTGGTGATTTCCACGATGTTCGCTGGTAGGTCCGCAGGGACCACGGATCCTGCGGACCTACCAGTTCTGTTACTGATTTAGACGGAGGCTGACGCCTCGC of Arthrobacter sp. JZ12 contains these proteins:
- a CDS encoding MFS transporter yields the protein MTGQDPESPELIDGEIDTSLRSPAERFRTFMGILVNTAVANITTSYLWFALTFWAYLETRNVIATGVIGGAYMLLIALSSVSFGTFVDRYRKLSVMRFAGGFTLVMFMISGVLYLLTPLENLLDLTQPWFWVFTVIILIGAVVENMRNIALSTTVTILIEPDRRANANGLVGMVQGIMFIITSVLSGLSVGLLGMGWTIVVALVLTALAFVHLLTLRLPEEIRAAASDAHGGFDLRGSYAAVMAISGLFALIMFSTFNNFVGGVYMALMDPYGLEMFSAEMWGTLFALGSTGFIAGGALIGKFGLGPNPLRTMLLAVVVMGIIGAVFTIREWAWLYIAGIWLYLVLIPFIEAAEQTVIQRVVPLPRQGRVFGLAMAFESAAAPITAFLIAPIAQFWIIPYARSTEGAAQLAPLLGEGTSRGIGLVFLVAGIVIIAAALLAFLTPVYKRVSASYAEAAAETAPAA
- a CDS encoding PhzF family phenazine biosynthesis protein, which produces MTSPRPFAQVDVFSRTPYLGNPVAVVLDGTGLSDDAMQRVARWTNLSETTFLLPPGHPDADYRVRIFTPGGELPFAGHPTLGSAHAWLDDGGIPQRSDRIIQECAAGLIEVKRGNGTLSFAAPATQRTGELEDGYLQQIVSAFGIESGQVLSHQWVDNGPGWAVIRLATAQEVLDLEPDLSQIPTAMIGAIGAHPEGSPYAFEMRTFAPGVGISEDPVCGSMNASVGQWLTGSGAVAGSYRVSQGTRLGRAGDISVTADDDGGVWVGGATTTCFRGTAVI
- a CDS encoding CBU_0592 family membrane protein, producing MAVLADIAGWLGAVLVLGGYAAFSLGWIRNGVLFQSCNLFGSAGLIVNAFHNEAWAFVLLNGVWVSIAVAALARLARAKAAPAMPTAPAPTQVK
- a CDS encoding glucose 1-dehydrogenase, which codes for MSLDREEGVRELDGKVALITGGGRGIGRGVVDRFLEEGAQVAIVQRQKLEPVLSGHPLVLGITADIADPQAITEAVEHTVGHFGGIDILVNNAGMMFERSIEEIRLEEWDRMMAVNLRAPLLLTQAVLPHMRRRGGGSIINIGSIEGLAANPQHAAYCASKAGIHGMTRAVALDLGEAGIRCNAIAPGWIASDLSDDYLASQPDPDAAREALNRLHPVGRLGLPLDVGNLAVFLASDRSGFLTGEVIVLDGGRTARLPLPF
- a CDS encoding dihydroxy-acid dehydratase; translation: MNGSENEIGVDRKLTSYGDPGFSKFLRRAFLSSAGLDAEDLKRPVVGIVNTSSDYTTCHRDMPQLIEHVKRGVLEAGGLPFVFPVMSLGEILTNPTTMLFRNLMAMELEEQIKSQPMDSVVLLGGCDKTVPAELMAAASADIPAIALVVGPMSVGSYKGERLGACTDCRRMWTDYRGGKIDEAGIGEVNQELAPTAGTCMVMGTASTMACLVEAMGMSLPYAGTAPAVSAQRLRLGVETGRRAVEIGLSGRRPSEIMTEGAFRNAVTVLSAISGSTNAVIHLTAIARRLGLKLSLEDFHEIASSVPLLVDCKPAGRNYLPDMHRDGGVPALLRTLAPMLDLSVTTVTGETLGQVLEAHTGPEDWQDTIRTLDDPLGPEGTLVTLTGSLAPGGAVLKAAAASPDLLVHEGTACVFDSLEDVEARLDDEKLGLTPDHVLVMRNIGPVGAGMPEAGSIPIPKYLAAQGVRDMVRISDGRMSGTAYGTIVLHCAPEAALGGPLALVRDGDRIRLDVPNRTVDLLVDEEELERRRADLVPRPLPERGWSRLYASTVVQASEGADLDFLQS
- a CDS encoding mandelate racemase/muconate lactonizing enzyme family protein → MKIERIELFQVDLPYSGGLYHLSGGRTYESFDASIVKITADDGTVGWGESTPFGATYVAAHALGARAGIAELAPALLGRDPRQVDRNYDLLDATLVGHNHAKAPLDIACWDIFGKSVGLPVYELLGGSTGKPLTMMSSIHTGEPEEMRARVADHRARGYRGHSIKIGTADSDGGPALDAERIRACLADRQPGEFFFADANGGMTPETVLRMQAMLPVGADFVIEAPCATRRETLSLRQRCLYPIILDELIQQDEDVIWAIAQDAADGINLKVSKSGGLTPGRRQRDIARAGGLTVSVQDTVGSAIAFAGVAHLGATVPEKQLRCVLNTADMVTLETAKFDFIRRDGGILPPERPGLGLDVNEDVLGDPVAVWGN
- a CDS encoding alcohol dehydrogenase family protein — protein: MTGEVLTAARTEAGVDLPKTMEAAVLTGHGGLDKLEYRTDVAVPRPGQGEVLIEVGASAINNTDINTRIGWYSKAVSSETNAGGAAGFETITDDDAAWSGQALTFPRIQGADVCGRIVAVGDGVSSERIGERVLVRNMLRTYVDYRPYECWTFGSECDGGFAQFTVAPSRETHAVNSDWSDAELAAIPCAYSTAENMLHRAGVCTGERVVVTGASGGVGLAAVQLAKRRGAVVIAICSPEKAEQVLAQGADQTLDRGADIVAALGKNSVDVICDIVGGPKTSTLLDVLRSGGRYAVAGAINGPIAEIDLRTIYLKDLTLFGCTFQDDEVFENLVPYIEANEIHPVVSRTYPLADIAVAQEDFLSKKHTGKLVLLPPAAGTADSRNA